One part of the Georgfuchsia toluolica genome encodes these proteins:
- the rplL gene encoding 50S ribosomal protein L7/L12, with product MAVSKDEIIEAIANLTVLDLSQLIKDLEEKFGVSAAAAAVAVAAPAAAAAAAVEEKTEFTVVLLAAGEKKVEVIKVVRAATSLGLKEAKDLVDGAPKPVKEGIAKADAEALKKQLEDAGAKVELK from the coding sequence ATGGCTGTTAGCAAAGACGAAATCATCGAAGCGATCGCGAACCTGACGGTTCTCGATCTGTCGCAACTGATCAAGGATCTGGAAGAGAAGTTCGGCGTGTCGGCTGCTGCTGCTGCGGTTGCCGTTGCTGCCCCCGCTGCTGCTGCTGCCGCCGCTGTGGAAGAAAAGACTGAATTCACCGTGGTCCTCCTCGCTGCCGGCGAAAAGAAGGTCGAAGTGATCAAGGTCGTCCGTGCCGCAACCAGCCTCGGCTTGAAGGAAGCCAAGGATCTGGTGGATGGCGCACCGAAGCCCGTCAAGGAAGGCATCGCCAAGGCCGACGCCGAGGCGCTCAAGAAGCAACTCGAAGATGCCGGCGCCAAGGTCGAACTCAAGTAA
- the rpoB gene encoding DNA-directed RNA polymerase subunit beta, producing the protein MTYSYTEKKRIRKSFAKRANVLDVPFLLATQLDSYTEFLQAEVLPSTRRNQGLQAAFTSIFPIVAHSGNARLEFVEFRLGEPAFDVKECQQRGLTFASPLRAKVRLIILDRESSVEKIKEVKEQEVYMGEIPLMTTTGSFVINGTERVIVSQLHRSPGVFFEHDRGKTHSSGKLLFSARIIPYRGSWLDFEFDPKDILYFRIDRRRKMPVTILLKAIGLTAEQILATFFEFDNFHLSKKGIQFELVPERLRGEIARFDFTDKAGKVIVPKDKRITARHIRDLAEAGIRKIAVPDDFILGRVIAQNVVDGETGEILANANEEITESLLAKLQESGIEDIRTLYINDLDRGPYISSTLRADETADQWAARVAIYRMMRPGEPPTEDAVESLFGGLFYSPERYDLSAVGRMKFNRRVGREATEGSSTLSNDDIIDVIRILVELRNGHGEIDDIDHLGNRRVRSVGELAENQFRAGLVRVERAVKERLNQAESDNLMPHDLINAKPISAAIKEFFGSSQLSQFMDQTNPLSEITHKRRVSALGPGGLTRERAGFEVRDVHPTHYGRVCPIETPEGPNIGLINSLALYARTNHYGFMETPYRKVEDSHVTDQIEYLSAIEEGNFVIAQANAELDKKGKLTDELVSCRRKGEFELKEPVEVQYMDVAPGQIVSVAASLIPFLEHDDANRALMGANMQRQAVPCLRPEKALVGTGIERTVAVDSGTAVQALRGGMVDYIDATRIVVRVNDAETVPGEVGVDIYNLIKYTRSNQSTDINQRPIVKVGDIIAKGDVVADGASTDLGELALGQNMLVAFMPWNGYNFEDSILISERVVAEDRFTSIHIEELTVVARDTKLGAEEITRDIATLGELQLNRLDESGIVYIGAEVEAGDVLVGKVTPKGETQLTPEEKLLRAIFGEKASDVKDTSLRVPSGMTGTVIDVQVFTREGIERDKRAASIIDDMLKGYKQDLADQMRIVERDTFARIEKLLTNKVAVKGPKKLAKGTKITKAYLESIERYHWFDISLEKEDAQQQLESLRDSLEQTRKDFDVAFEAKKKKLTQGDELPPGVQKMVKVHLAVKRRLQPGDKMAGRHGNKGVVSKIVPIEDMPHMEDGTPVDIVLNPLGVPSRMNIGQILETHLGWAAKGLGNRIGELARHHAATAEIRKVLNRTYNTAGRNVDIDSLNDVEVVELAGNLSGGVPFATPVFDGAKEEEIQAMLDLAYPDEVAKKLRLTSNKTQAVLYDGRTGEAFERPVTIGYMHVLKLHHLVDDKMHARSTGPYSLVTQQPLGGKAQFGGQRFGEMEVWALEAYGASYVLQEMLTVKSDDVNGRTKVYESIVKGEHKIDAGMPESFNVLVKEIRSLAIDIDLERY; encoded by the coding sequence ATGACGTATTCGTACACCGAGAAGAAACGTATTCGCAAGAGCTTTGCCAAGCGCGCCAACGTGCTGGATGTGCCATTCCTGCTGGCCACCCAGCTCGATTCCTATACGGAATTCCTGCAAGCCGAGGTGCTGCCGTCGACGCGCCGCAACCAGGGTTTGCAGGCCGCATTTACGTCGATCTTCCCGATCGTTGCCCACTCCGGCAATGCCCGTCTTGAGTTCGTCGAGTTTCGTCTCGGCGAGCCGGCCTTCGACGTCAAGGAATGTCAGCAACGCGGCCTGACCTTCGCCAGTCCCTTGCGTGCCAAAGTGCGCCTGATCATTCTTGACCGCGAGTCGTCGGTGGAAAAGATCAAGGAAGTGAAGGAACAGGAAGTCTATATGGGCGAGATTCCGCTCATGACCACCACAGGTTCTTTCGTCATCAACGGCACCGAACGCGTCATCGTGTCGCAGTTGCACCGCTCGCCGGGCGTCTTCTTCGAGCATGACCGCGGCAAGACCCACAGCTCCGGCAAGCTGCTGTTCTCGGCGCGCATCATTCCCTATCGCGGCTCCTGGCTCGATTTCGAGTTTGATCCGAAGGACATCCTCTATTTCCGTATCGACCGTCGGCGCAAGATGCCGGTGACGATTCTGCTCAAGGCCATCGGCCTCACGGCGGAACAGATCCTCGCCACCTTCTTCGAGTTCGACAACTTCCATCTTTCCAAGAAAGGTATCCAGTTCGAACTGGTACCCGAACGCCTGCGCGGCGAAATCGCCCGCTTCGATTTTACCGACAAGGCCGGCAAGGTCATCGTCCCCAAGGACAAGCGCATTACCGCCAGGCATATCCGCGACCTCGCCGAAGCCGGCATCCGGAAAATCGCCGTACCGGATGATTTCATCCTCGGCCGCGTAATTGCGCAGAACGTGGTCGATGGCGAGACCGGCGAGATCCTCGCCAACGCCAATGAAGAAATCACCGAATCCCTGCTGGCCAAGCTGCAGGAATCCGGCATTGAAGACATCAGGACGCTGTACATCAACGATCTCGATCGCGGTCCCTATATCTCTTCGACGTTGCGGGCCGACGAAACCGCCGACCAGTGGGCGGCACGCGTCGCCATCTACCGCATGATGCGTCCAGGCGAACCGCCCACCGAAGATGCCGTCGAGTCGCTGTTCGGCGGCCTGTTCTATTCTCCTGAGCGCTACGACCTGTCGGCCGTGGGGCGCATGAAATTCAACCGCCGCGTCGGCCGTGAAGCTACCGAAGGCTCAAGCACCTTGTCGAACGACGACATCATCGATGTCATTCGCATCCTGGTCGAACTGCGCAACGGGCATGGCGAGATCGACGACATCGACCACCTCGGCAACCGCCGCGTGCGTTCGGTGGGCGAACTGGCGGAAAACCAGTTCCGCGCCGGCCTCGTCCGCGTCGAGCGTGCCGTCAAGGAACGCCTCAATCAGGCCGAGTCCGACAACCTGATGCCACATGACCTGATCAATGCCAAGCCGATCTCGGCTGCGATCAAGGAGTTCTTCGGCTCCAGCCAGTTGTCGCAGTTCATGGATCAGACCAACCCGCTGTCCGAGATCACGCACAAGCGCCGCGTCTCGGCGCTCGGCCCGGGCGGCCTGACGCGCGAACGCGCCGGTTTCGAGGTGCGTGACGTGCATCCCACGCACTACGGTCGTGTCTGCCCGATCGAAACACCGGAAGGTCCGAATATCGGCCTCATCAATTCGCTCGCGCTGTACGCGCGCACCAACCACTACGGTTTCATGGAAACGCCGTACCGCAAGGTGGAGGATAGCCACGTTACCGACCAGATCGAATATCTGTCGGCAATCGAAGAAGGCAACTTTGTTATCGCCCAGGCCAATGCCGAACTCGACAAGAAAGGCAAGCTGACCGATGAACTGGTGTCCTGCCGCCGCAAGGGCGAATTCGAGTTGAAGGAACCGGTCGAAGTGCAATACATGGACGTGGCGCCGGGCCAGATCGTCTCCGTCGCCGCTTCGCTGATTCCCTTCCTTGAGCACGATGACGCCAACCGTGCCTTGATGGGCGCCAACATGCAACGTCAGGCGGTGCCCTGCCTGCGTCCGGAAAAGGCGCTGGTCGGCACCGGCATCGAGCGGACCGTGGCGGTCGACTCGGGTACCGCAGTGCAGGCCCTGCGCGGCGGCATGGTCGATTACATCGATGCCACGCGCATCGTGGTGCGCGTCAATGACGCGGAAACCGTACCCGGCGAAGTCGGCGTCGACATCTACAACCTGATCAAGTACACACGCTCCAACCAGAGCACCGACATCAACCAGCGTCCCATCGTCAAGGTCGGCGACATCATCGCCAAGGGCGACGTGGTGGCCGACGGCGCCTCCACCGACCTCGGTGAACTGGCGCTGGGGCAAAACATGCTGGTTGCCTTCATGCCGTGGAACGGTTACAACTTCGAAGACTCGATCCTGATCTCGGAACGCGTCGTCGCGGAAGACCGCTTCACGTCGATCCACATCGAGGAGCTCACCGTGGTCGCCCGCGATACCAAGCTCGGCGCCGAGGAAATCACGCGCGACATCGCCACCTTGGGCGAACTGCAACTCAATCGCCTCGATGAATCCGGCATTGTCTATATCGGCGCCGAAGTCGAGGCCGGCGACGTGCTGGTGGGCAAGGTGACCCCGAAAGGGGAAACCCAGCTCACGCCGGAAGAAAAGCTGCTGCGTGCCATCTTCGGCGAGAAGGCTTCCGATGTGAAGGATACCTCGCTGCGCGTCCCCTCGGGAATGACCGGTACCGTCATCGACGTACAAGTGTTTACGCGTGAAGGCATCGAACGCGACAAGCGTGCCGCATCGATCATCGATGACATGCTGAAGGGATACAAGCAGGATCTGGCCGACCAGATGCGCATCGTCGAACGCGACACCTTTGCCCGTATCGAAAAGCTGCTCACCAACAAGGTTGCCGTCAAGGGACCGAAGAAGCTGGCCAAGGGCACCAAGATCACCAAGGCCTATCTGGAGTCGATCGAGCGCTATCACTGGTTCGACATCAGCCTGGAGAAGGAAGATGCGCAACAGCAACTCGAAAGCCTGCGCGATAGCCTGGAGCAGACGCGCAAGGATTTCGATGTCGCTTTCGAGGCCAAAAAGAAGAAGCTCACCCAGGGCGACGAACTGCCGCCCGGCGTGCAGAAGATGGTCAAGGTTCACCTTGCCGTCAAGCGTCGTCTGCAGCCCGGCGACAAGATGGCCGGCCGCCACGGCAACAAGGGGGTCGTGTCGAAGATCGTCCCGATCGAGGACATGCCGCACATGGAAGACGGCACCCCGGTCGACATCGTGCTCAATCCGCTTGGCGTGCCGTCGCGGATGAACATTGGCCAGATTCTCGAAACCCACCTCGGCTGGGCCGCCAAGGGTCTTGGCAACCGTATCGGCGAGCTGGCGCGACACCATGCGGCGACGGCCGAGATTCGCAAGGTGCTGAACAGGACCTACAACACCGCCGGGCGCAATGTCGACATCGACAGCCTTAATGATGTGGAAGTGGTTGAGCTTGCCGGCAATCTTTCCGGCGGCGTGCCGTTCGCGACGCCAGTGTTCGATGGCGCCAAGGAAGAGGAAATCCAGGCCATGCTCGATCTGGCTTATCCGGACGAGGTGGCGAAGAAGCTGCGCCTTACCTCGAATAAAACCCAGGCCGTACTTTATGACGGACGCACCGGTGAAGCCTTCGAACGCCCGGTCACCATCGGCTACATGCATGTGTTGAAGCTGCATCATCTGGTCGACGACAAGATGCACGCGCGTTCCACCGGGCCTTACAGTCTGGTCACGCAGCAGCCGCTGGGCGGCAAGGCGCAATTCGGCGGTCAGCGCTTCGGCGAAATGGAAGTGTGGGCGCTCGAAGCCTACGGCGCTTCCTACGTGTTGCAGGAGATGCTCACGGTCAAGTCGGACGACGTCAATGGCCGTACCAAGGTGTACGAAAGCATCGTCAAGGGCGAACACAAAATCGATGCCGGCATGCCCGAATCGTTCAACGTGCTGGTGAAGGAAATTCGCTCGCTCGCGATCGACATCGATCTCGAACGTTATTGA
- the rpoC gene encoding DNA-directed RNA polymerase subunit beta': protein MKALLDLFKQVTQEEEFDAITIGLASPEKIRSWSYGEVKKPETINYRTFKPERDGLFCAKIFGPVKDYECLCGKYKRLKHRGVICEKCGVEVTQAKVRRERMAHIELASPVAHIWFLKSLPSRLGMVLDMTLRDIERVLYFEAFVVCDPGMTPLNRAQLLTEDDYLAKVEEYGDDFTALMGAEGVRELLRTIDIAHEIETLRHELETTGSEAKIKKYAKRLKILEGFQHSGIKPEWMVLEVLPVLPPDLRPLVPLDGGRFATSDLNDLYRRVINRNNRLKRLLELKAPDIIVRNEKRMLQESVDSLLDNGRRGKAMTGANKRPLKSLADMIKGKSGRFRQNLLGKRVDYSGRSVIVVGPQLKLHQCGLPKKMALELFKPFIFERLEKMGIASTIKAAKKEVEAETPVVWDILEEVIREHPVMLNRAPTLHRLGIQAFEPMLIEGKAIQLHPLVCTAFNADFDGDQMAVHVPLSLEAQMEARTLMLASNNVLSPANGQPIIVPSQDVVLGLYYATRENAAAKGTGAMFTDVAEINRAVDLRELDLHARVTVRIREYDNVGEDQWREKYVRHTTTAGRAILSEILPKGLPFKAIDRTLKKKEISKLIDESFRRCGLKDTVVFADKLMQSGFRLATRAGISICVGDMLVPPQKQSLIEAAETEVKEIEKQYTSGLVTVGERYNKVVDIWGRAGDQVAKAMMDQLSHQEVKNREGKQVKQESFNSIYMMADSGARGSAAQIRQLAGMRGLMAKPDGSIIEVPITTNFREGLNVQQYFISTHGARKGLADTALKTANSGYLTRRLVDVTQDLVVTEDDCGTQNGFVMRALVEGGEVIEPLRERILGRVTVADIVNAETQEVIYEAGALLDEDAVDNIEALSIDEVRVRTPLFCDTRYGLCAKCYGRDLGRGSLVNSGEAVGVIAAQSIGEPGTQLTMRTFHVGGAASRSAAQSQAEAKSAGKVGLTAAMRYVTSPKGEKVVISRSGELIVIDDNGRERERHKIPYGATLLLDEGAPIKAGTVLATWDPHTRPIVTEYAGTVKFEHVEEGITVAKQIDEVTGLSTLVVIDSKRGSKTQAKGLRPQVKLLDENGQEVRIHGTDHVVTIAFQVGSLITVKSGQQVSVGEILARIPQESAKTRDITGGLPRVTELFEARLPKDAGQLAEVTGTVSFGKDTKGKQRLVITEPDGAAHEYLISKDKHVMAHDGQVVNKGEVIVDGPPDPHDILRLKGVEELARHIIDEVQDVYRLQGVKINDKHIEVIVRQMLRRVLVVDPGESRFIREEQVERSDLLDENDKLIAAGKRPAEFQYMLLGITKASLSTDSFISAASFQETTRVLTEAAIMGKRDELRGLKENVIVGRLIPAGTGLAYHRARKAQAAAEAAGANDFGGEENLAEGTQAA from the coding sequence ATGAAAGCACTGCTCGATCTATTCAAGCAAGTAACGCAGGAAGAGGAATTCGACGCGATCACCATCGGTCTCGCGTCGCCGGAGAAGATCCGGTCCTGGTCCTACGGCGAAGTGAAGAAGCCGGAAACCATCAACTACCGTACTTTCAAGCCGGAGCGCGACGGCCTGTTCTGCGCCAAGATATTCGGCCCGGTCAAGGACTACGAATGTCTGTGCGGCAAGTACAAGCGCCTCAAGCATCGCGGCGTGATTTGCGAGAAGTGCGGCGTCGAAGTGACCCAGGCCAAGGTGCGCCGCGAGCGCATGGCGCACATCGAGCTGGCCAGTCCGGTCGCCCACATCTGGTTCCTGAAGAGCCTGCCCAGCCGCCTCGGCATGGTGCTCGACATGACCTTGCGCGACATCGAGCGCGTGCTCTACTTCGAAGCCTTCGTTGTCTGCGATCCCGGCATGACGCCGCTCAACCGCGCTCAGCTGCTGACCGAAGATGATTATCTCGCCAAGGTCGAAGAGTACGGCGACGATTTCACCGCGCTGATGGGCGCCGAAGGCGTGCGCGAACTGCTGCGCACCATCGACATCGCGCACGAAATCGAAACCCTGCGCCATGAACTCGAAACCACCGGTTCCGAGGCCAAGATCAAGAAATATGCAAAACGGCTGAAAATTCTGGAAGGCTTCCAGCATTCCGGGATCAAGCCGGAATGGATGGTTCTGGAAGTGCTGCCGGTGCTGCCGCCCGATCTGCGACCCCTGGTGCCACTGGATGGCGGCCGCTTTGCCACGTCGGACCTGAATGATCTCTACCGCCGTGTCATCAACCGCAACAACCGCCTGAAGCGCCTGCTCGAACTGAAGGCGCCGGACATCATCGTGCGCAATGAAAAGCGCATGTTGCAGGAGTCGGTTGATTCGCTGCTCGACAACGGCCGCCGCGGCAAGGCCATGACCGGCGCCAACAAGCGCCCCCTGAAATCGCTGGCCGACATGATCAAGGGCAAGAGCGGGCGTTTCCGTCAGAACCTGCTCGGCAAGCGCGTCGACTACTCGGGCCGTTCGGTCATCGTGGTTGGCCCGCAGCTCAAGCTGCACCAGTGCGGTCTGCCGAAGAAAATGGCACTCGAACTGTTCAAGCCCTTCATCTTCGAACGTCTGGAGAAGATGGGTATCGCCAGCACCATCAAGGCGGCGAAAAAGGAAGTCGAAGCCGAAACGCCGGTGGTCTGGGACATTCTCGAGGAAGTTATCCGCGAACATCCGGTGATGCTCAACCGCGCCCCGACGCTGCACCGGCTCGGCATCCAGGCCTTTGAACCGATGCTGATCGAAGGCAAGGCGATCCAGCTGCATCCGCTGGTGTGTACTGCATTCAACGCCGACTTCGACGGCGACCAGATGGCTGTCCATGTGCCGTTGTCGCTCGAAGCGCAGATGGAAGCGCGTACCCTGATGCTGGCTTCCAACAATGTGCTGTCGCCCGCGAATGGGCAGCCGATCATCGTTCCCTCGCAGGACGTGGTGTTGGGCCTGTATTACGCCACGCGCGAAAACGCCGCGGCCAAGGGTACCGGCGCGATGTTCACTGACGTTGCGGAAATCAACCGTGCCGTGGATCTGCGCGAGCTGGATTTGCATGCCCGCGTGACAGTGCGCATTCGCGAATACGATAACGTGGGCGAAGACCAATGGCGCGAAAAATATGTTCGCCACACGACCACTGCCGGTCGCGCCATCCTGTCCGAAATCCTGCCGAAGGGACTCCCCTTCAAGGCGATCGACCGGACATTGAAGAAAAAGGAAATTTCCAAACTCATCGACGAGAGTTTCCGCCGTTGCGGCCTCAAGGACACCGTGGTGTTCGCCGACAAGCTGATGCAGTCAGGTTTCCGCCTGGCCACACGCGCCGGCATTTCGATCTGTGTCGGCGACATGCTGGTGCCGCCGCAGAAACAATCCCTGATCGAGGCCGCCGAAACCGAAGTCAAGGAAATCGAGAAGCAATACACCTCCGGCCTCGTCACTGTCGGCGAGCGCTACAACAAGGTGGTCGACATCTGGGGCCGTGCCGGCGACCAGGTGGCGAAGGCGATGATGGATCAGCTCTCGCACCAGGAAGTCAAGAACAGGGAGGGCAAGCAGGTCAAGCAGGAGTCGTTCAACTCGATCTACATGATGGCCGACTCCGGCGCGCGCGGTTCGGCGGCCCAGATTCGCCAGCTGGCCGGCATGCGCGGCCTGATGGCGAAGCCCGACGGCTCGATCATCGAAGTGCCGATCACCACCAACTTCCGCGAAGGGCTCAACGTCCAGCAGTACTTCATCTCGACGCACGGCGCGCGCAAGGGCTTGGCCGATACGGCCTTGAAGACGGCGAATTCGGGCTACCTCACGCGGCGCCTGGTCGATGTGACGCAGGATCTGGTCGTCACCGAAGACGACTGCGGCACGCAAAACGGGTTTGTCATGCGTGCCCTGGTCGAAGGCGGCGAAGTCATCGAGCCGCTGCGCGAACGCATCCTCGGCCGCGTCACGGTCGCGGATATTGTGAACGCCGAGACGCAGGAAGTGATTTACGAAGCCGGCGCCTTGCTCGACGAAGACGCGGTGGACAACATCGAAGCGCTCAGCATCGACGAAGTGCGCGTCCGTACGCCGCTGTTCTGCGATACGCGTTACGGCCTCTGTGCCAAGTGCTACGGGCGCGACCTGGGCCGTGGTTCATTGGTGAACTCCGGCGAAGCGGTGGGCGTCATCGCCGCGCAATCGATCGGCGAACCCGGTACGCAGCTCACCATGCGCACCTTCCACGTCGGCGGCGCGGCCTCGCGTTCTGCCGCGCAGAGCCAGGCCGAGGCCAAGAGCGCCGGCAAGGTGGGCCTTACCGCTGCCATGCGTTACGTCACCAGCCCCAAGGGCGAGAAGGTGGTCATCTCGCGTTCCGGCGAATTGATTGTCATCGACGATAACGGCCGCGAGCGCGAGCGCCACAAGATACCCTATGGCGCAACGCTGCTGCTTGATGAAGGCGCACCGATCAAGGCCGGCACCGTGCTTGCCACCTGGGATCCGCATACCCGCCCGATCGTGACCGAATACGCCGGTACGGTGAAATTCGAACACGTCGAGGAAGGCATTACCGTCGCCAAGCAGATCGATGAAGTCACAGGTCTGTCTACCCTGGTGGTGATCGACTCCAAGCGCGGCAGCAAGACGCAGGCCAAAGGATTGCGGCCGCAGGTCAAGCTGCTCGACGAGAACGGTCAGGAAGTCCGGATTCATGGCACCGATCATGTGGTGACCATCGCCTTTCAGGTCGGTTCGCTGATCACCGTGAAGAGCGGCCAGCAGGTGTCGGTCGGCGAAATCCTTGCCCGTATTCCGCAGGAATCGGCGAAGACGCGCGACATCACCGGTGGCCTGCCGCGCGTGACGGAACTCTTTGAAGCCCGCCTGCCCAAGGATGCCGGTCAGTTGGCCGAAGTGACCGGTACCGTGTCGTTTGGCAAGGACACCAAGGGCAAGCAGCGTCTGGTCATCACCGAGCCCGACGGCGCCGCGCATGAATACCTGATTTCCAAGGACAAGCACGTCATGGCCCACGATGGTCAGGTGGTGAACAAGGGCGAAGTCATCGTGGATGGCCCTCCCGATCCGCATGACATCCTGCGCCTCAAGGGCGTCGAGGAGCTGGCGCGCCACATCATCGACGAAGTGCAGGACGTGTACCGTTTGCAGGGCGTCAAGATTAATGACAAGCACATTGAGGTGATCGTGCGCCAGATGCTGCGCCGCGTCCTCGTCGTTGATCCGGGCGAATCGCGTTTCATCCGCGAGGAACAGGTCGAACGTTCCGATCTGCTTGATGAAAACGACAAATTGATTGCAGCGGGCAAACGCCCGGCCGAGTTCCAGTACATGCTGCTGGGCATCACCAAGGCTTCGCTGTCGACCGATTCCTTCATCTCCGCCGCTTCGTTCCAGGAAACCACGCGCGTCCTTACCGAGGCCGCGATCATGGGCAAGCGCGACGAACTGCGTGGTCTCAAGGAAAACGTCATTGTCGGCCGTCTCATCCCGGCTGGTACCGGTCTTGCCTACCACCGCGCGCGCAAGGCGCAAGCGGCGGCGGAAGCGGCCGGCGCGAACGATTTCGGCGGGGAAGAAAATCTCGCGGAAGGGACGCAGGCAGCTTGA
- the rpsL gene encoding 30S ribosomal protein S12, producing MPTISQLIRKPRQAPQSKSKVPALGNSPAKRGVCTRVYTTTPKKPNSALRKVAKVRLTNGFEVISYIGGEGHNLQEHSVVLIRGGRVKDLPGVRYHIVRGSLDTQGVKDRKQSRSKYGAKRPKAA from the coding sequence ATGCCAACCATCAGTCAACTCATCCGCAAGCCACGCCAGGCACCGCAGAGCAAGAGCAAGGTGCCCGCGCTCGGCAACAGCCCTGCCAAGCGTGGTGTCTGTACCCGCGTTTACACCACGACACCGAAGAAGCCGAATTCGGCGCTGCGTAAGGTCGCCAAGGTGCGCCTTACCAACGGTTTCGAGGTTATCTCCTACATCGGCGGCGAAGGCCACAACTTGCAGGAGCACTCGGTGGTGCTGATTCGCGGCGGCCGGGTCAAGGACTTGCCGGGTGTTCGCTACCACATTGTTCGCGGCAGCCTCGACACGCAAGGCGTCAAGGATCGCAAGCAGTCCCGCTCGAAGTACGGCGCCAAGCGTCCGAAAGCAGCATAA
- the rpsG gene encoding 30S ribosomal protein S7 — protein MPRRREVPKRDILPDPKFGSVDVSKFVNVLMTAGKKSVAERIIYGAFEQIKTKSGKDPLEVFGLAISNVKPMVEVKSRRVGGANYQVPVEVRPSRRMALSMRWLREAARKRSEKSMGQRLANELLEASEGRGAAMKKREEVHRMAEANKAFSHFRF, from the coding sequence ATGCCACGCCGCAGAGAAGTTCCCAAGCGCGACATTCTTCCGGATCCCAAGTTCGGTAGCGTCGACGTTTCAAAATTTGTCAATGTACTCATGACTGCTGGCAAGAAGTCAGTCGCCGAGCGCATCATTTACGGTGCTTTCGAGCAAATCAAAACCAAGAGCGGCAAAGATCCGCTGGAGGTGTTCGGTCTTGCGATCAGCAACGTCAAGCCGATGGTCGAAGTAAAAAGCCGTCGCGTTGGCGGTGCCAACTACCAAGTGCCGGTTGAGGTTCGCCCCTCGCGTCGCATGGCGCTGTCGATGCGCTGGCTGCGCGAAGCAGCGAGAAAACGCAGCGAGAAATCAATGGGGCAGCGTCTTGCCAACGAGTTGCTCGAAGCGTCCGAAGGCCGCGGCGCGGCAATGAAGAAGCGCGAGGAAGTGCATCGTATGGCGGAAGCCAACAAGGCATTCTCTCACTTCAGGTTCTGA